A genomic region of Gadus macrocephalus chromosome 5, ASM3116895v1 contains the following coding sequences:
- the vps29 gene encoding vacuolar protein sorting-associated protein 29 isoform X1, with protein MHHLLLSTHTLLPPCPTSSPIPHFCSPLHQSGHRLVLVLGDLHIPHRCNTLPAKFKKLLVPGKIQHILCTGNLCTKESYDYLKTLAGDVHIVRGDFDENLNYPEQKVVTVGQFKIGLIHGHQVVPWGDMASLGLLQRQLDVDILISGHTHKFEAFESQNKFYINPGSATGAYNALESNIIPSFVLMDIQASTVVTYVYQLIGDDVKVERIEYKKS; from the exons ATGcaccacctccttctctccacacacaccctccttcctccctgccCCACCTCTTCCCCCATCCCCCACTTCTGTTCTCCGCTCCACCAGTCTGGTCACCGG ttGGTCCTGGTGCTAGGCGACCTCCACATCCCCCACCGCTGCAACACGCTGCCGGCCAAGTTCAAGAAGCTGCTGGTCCCGGGGAAGATCCAGCACATCCTGTGCACGGGGAACCTGTGCACCAAGGAGAGCTACGACTACCTGAAGACGCTGGCCGGGGACGTGCACATCGTCAGGGGAGACTTCGATGAG AACCTCAACTACCCGGAGCAGAAGGTGGTGACGGTGGGCCAGTTCAAGATCGGGCTGATCCACGGCCACCAGGTGGTCCCCTGGGGGGACATGGCCAGCCTGGGGCTGCTGCAGCGCCAGCTCGACGTGGACATCCTCATCTCCGGACACACGCACAAGTTCGAGGCCTTCGAGAGCCAGAACAAGTTCTACATCAACCCCGGCTCGGCCACCGGGGCCTACAACGCGCTGGAAAG CAACATCATCCCCTCCTTCGTGCTCATGGACATCCAGGCGTCCACGGTGGTGACGTACGTGTACCAGCTCATCGGCGACGACGTCAAGGTGGAGCGCATCGAGTACAAGAAGTCCTAG
- the LOC132457298 gene encoding uncharacterized protein LOC132457298, which produces MVPWWKKSRSATSASDEPADHDHAPASQTSTKVQTEPQNEDPPPALERLDLEQLAAVLRVYPDATASAEVLIKRSAVKHFPSPPPGGDSVLTSELLKEHLNSVRRAVHDELQRLIPLREKNKNLAGLVPSYHRLAMDLVHALLERILSSQQAFVLLEWLCNAYLSRGFLGDPDFSENQERSSVDMNLYSETVVCVNQTLRTTLERDVQSSLDEIFKRQESEFWRSWELHTDVIKCIDGPIVRAESISENVQKFTRQVCYPKLQEFLERFTTAKQELLKRYEKTPKMTVETCLKTLNTLHSLVSYIQPSTDGGTRDLPAEETLRALRALETAARTSMGQALVKIIKERLKSHFKSREEDFLLTEMKEMFSAEDCCPDVQKEALDLAYEQVSALYQLKLASTKKKELEKRWGPEVGQKVTQDAQHLHKTFSDLHPGVRQQNHVLLKVEELIQSQDVDSVKLTLSEMMQLCQSEESKKWLPSLLKLNSLSGAQVQEVLEAVQEPNTRETRTLFSCIPI; this is translated from the exons ATGGTTCCATGGTGGAAGAAAAGTAGGTCGGCTACCTCTGCTTCTGACG AACCAGCGGACCATGACCACGCCCCCGCTTCGCAGACATCCACCAAAGTGCAGACGGAGCCCCAGAATGAAGACCCACCGCCGGCTCTGGAACGTCTGGACCTGGAACAACTGGCCGCGGTTCTGCGTGTGTATCCGGACGCCACTGCCAGCGCCGAAGTCCTCATCAAGCGGTCAGCGGTGAAGCACTTCCCCTCGCCGCCGCCAGGGGGCGACAGTGTGTTAACCTCGGAGCTGCTGAAGGAACACCTGAACAGCGTGAGGCGGGCCGTGCACGACGAGCTGCAACGGCTGATCCCTCTGCGCGAGAAGAACAAGAACCTGGCCGGTCTGGTGCCGTCGTACCACCGCCTCGCGATGGACCTCGTGCACGCCCTACTTGAGAGGATCTTGTCGTCACAGCAGGCCTTTGTGCTTCTGGAGTGGCTCTGCAACGCTTACTTAAG TCGGGGGTTCCTGGGAGACCCGGACTTCAGTGAGAACCAAGAGAGGAGTTCCGTGGACATGAACCTGTACTCTGAGACGGTCGTATGCGTCAACCAAACCCTCCGGACCACACTGGAG CGGGACGTCCAGAGTTCTCTGGATGAGATCTTTAAGCGCCAGGAATCAGAGTTTTGGAGGTCCTGGGAACTCCACACAGACGTCATTAAG TGCATCGATGGACCGATTGTCAGAGCGGAGTCCATCAGTGAGAACGTGCAGAAGTTCACCCGGCAGGTCTGCTACCCCAAACTCCAGGAGTTTCTAGAGAG GTTCACAACGGCCAAACAGGAACTTCTGAAAAGATACGAGAAAACTCCCAAGATGACCGTGGAGACCTGCCTCAAGACACTCAACACGCTCCACAGCCTTGT GAGCTACATCCAACCCTCTACTGATGGAGGGACCCGGGACCTCCCAGCGGAGGAGACCCTGCGCGCACTGAGGGCATTGGAGACCGCCGCCAGGACCTCCATGGGACAGGCTCTCGTGAAGATCATCAAG GAACGCCTGAAAAGCCATTTCAAAAGCAGAGAGGAGGATTTTCTGCTGACGGAGATGAAGGAGATGTTCAGTGCTGAAGACTGTTGTCCAGACGTCCAGAAG gagGCTCTTGACCTGGCCTATGAGCAGGTGAGTGCCTTGTACCAGCTGAAGCTGGCCAGCACCAagaagaaggagctggagaagcgATGGGGTCCTGAAGTGGGTCAGAAAGTGACTCAGGACGCACAACATCTTCATAAGACCTTCTCAGACCTG caccCTGGTGTCAGACAACAGAACCATGTGCTCctgaaggtggaggagctgatccAGAGCCAGGACGTGGACTCAGTGAAGCTCACCCTCTCTGAGATGATGCAGCTCTGCCAGTCGGA gGAATCTAAGAAATGGTTGCCTTCTCTGTTGAAGTTGAACAGCCTTTCTGGAGCTCAGGTACAGGAGGTCCTGGAAGCAGTTCAGGAGCCGAACACCAGAGAGACCAGAACATTGTTCTCATGTATCCCCATCTAG
- the eif5 gene encoding eukaryotic translation initiation factor 5 has translation MSVNVNRSVLDQFYRYKMPRLIAKVEGKGNGIKTVVVNMVDVAKALNRPPTYPTKFFGCELGAQTQFDAKNDRFIVNGSHEANKLQDMLDGFIRKFVLCPECDNPETDLHVNPKKQTIGNSCKACGYRGMLDTRHKLCTFILKNPPEPPETGSATVKKDKEKKNRKKDKENGGGEAGKNNDIDAPEAVDGDDDDEDWAEETTEEAQRRRMEEISDHAKNLTLSEDLEKTLEERVNLFYNFVKDRKEDGSMDMADKEVLAEAERLDVTAMGPLILTELLFNEDIRDQIKKYHRHFLRFCHNNKKAQKYLLGGFECLVKLHQTQLLPRVAVILKDLYDADLLEEDVIFVWAEKVSKKYVSKELAKEIHAKAAPFVKWLKEAEEESEGSDGDEEEEDENVEVVYSSSARELTVETVKPAKAQREEIEDIDIDAI, from the exons ATGTCTGTCAACGTCAACCGCAGTGTGTTGGACCAGTTCTACCGCTACAAGATGCCCCGTCTGATAGCCAag GTGGAAGGCAAAGGAAATGGCATCAAGACGGTCGTTGTCAACATGGTGGATGTTGCCAAGGCTCTGAACAGACCCCCAACAT ACCCGACCAAGTTTTTTGGCTGTGAGCTGGGAGCGCAGACCCAGTTCGATGCCAAGAACGACCGCTTCATCGTCAACGGGTCCCACGAGGCCAACAAGCTCCAGGACATGCTGGACGGGTTCATCAGGAAGTTCGTGCTGTGTCCCGAGTGCGACAACCCAGAAACTGACCTG CATGTAAACCCCAAAAAACAAACTATTGGAAACTCGTGCAAGGCGTGCGGCTACCGCGGCATGCTGGACACCAGACACAAGCTCTGCACCTTCATCCTGAAGAACCCcccag AGCCCCCTGAGACGGGCTCCGCCACTGTGAAGAAGGACAAGGAGAAGAAGAACCGCAAGAAGGACAAGGAGAACGGAGGTGGAGAGGCCGGGAAGAACAACGACATCGACGCCCCAGAAGCCGTG gACGGAGATGACGACGACGAGGACTGGGCCGAGGAGACCACGGAGGAGGCGCAGAGGAGGCGCATGGAGGAGATCAGCGACCACGCCAAGAACCTGACCCTCAGCGAGGACCTGGAGAAGACGCTGGAGGAGAGGGTCAACCTCTTCTACAACTTTGTGAAG GACCGTAAGGAGGACGGCTCCATGGACATGGCGGACAAGGAGGTGCTGGCGGAGGCGGAGCGCCTGGACGTCACGGCCATGGGCCCGCTCATCCTCACAGAGCTGCTCTTCAACGAGGACATCCGCGACCAGATCAAGAAGTACCATCGCCACTTCCTCCGC TTCTGCCACAACAACAAGAAGGCCCAGAAGTACCTTCTGGGGGGCTTCGAGTGCCTGGTGAAGCTGCACCAGACCCAGCTGCTGCCCCGCGTGGCCGTGATCCTCAAGGACCTGTACGACGCTGACCTGCTGGAGGAGGACGTCATCTTCGTCTGGGCCGAGAAG GTGTCCAAGAAATACGTGTCCAAGGAGCTGGCCAAGGAGATCCACGCTAAGGCCGCGCCCTTCGTCAAGTGGCtgaaggaggcagaggaggagagcgagggcaGCGAcggggacgaggaggaagaggacgagaaCGTTGAG GTCGtctactcctcctccgcccGCGAGCTGACGGTGGAGACGGTGAAGCCGGCCAAGGCCCAGCGCGAGGAGATCGAGGACATCGACATAGACGCCATCTGA
- the vps29 gene encoding vacuolar protein sorting-associated protein 29 isoform X2 produces the protein MLVLVLGDLHIPHRCNTLPAKFKKLLVPGKIQHILCTGNLCTKESYDYLKTLAGDVHIVRGDFDENLNYPEQKVVTVGQFKIGLIHGHQVVPWGDMASLGLLQRQLDVDILISGHTHKFEAFESQNKFYINPGSATGAYNALESNIIPSFVLMDIQASTVVTYVYQLIGDDVKVERIEYKKS, from the exons ATG ttGGTCCTGGTGCTAGGCGACCTCCACATCCCCCACCGCTGCAACACGCTGCCGGCCAAGTTCAAGAAGCTGCTGGTCCCGGGGAAGATCCAGCACATCCTGTGCACGGGGAACCTGTGCACCAAGGAGAGCTACGACTACCTGAAGACGCTGGCCGGGGACGTGCACATCGTCAGGGGAGACTTCGATGAG AACCTCAACTACCCGGAGCAGAAGGTGGTGACGGTGGGCCAGTTCAAGATCGGGCTGATCCACGGCCACCAGGTGGTCCCCTGGGGGGACATGGCCAGCCTGGGGCTGCTGCAGCGCCAGCTCGACGTGGACATCCTCATCTCCGGACACACGCACAAGTTCGAGGCCTTCGAGAGCCAGAACAAGTTCTACATCAACCCCGGCTCGGCCACCGGGGCCTACAACGCGCTGGAAAG CAACATCATCCCCTCCTTCGTGCTCATGGACATCCAGGCGTCCACGGTGGTGACGTACGTGTACCAGCTCATCGGCGACGACGTCAAGGTGGAGCGCATCGAGTACAAGAAGTCCTAG